From the Oleiphilus messinensis genome, one window contains:
- a CDS encoding beta strand repeat-containing protein: protein MAKVILTDADAGNRLSLNNDIDWEIIGTSAADNILVEAGANVDLTALGGGDDTVVLSGDSTDYTVAANGTTVTLTHTTTGETVMVPASASSTNTVTFADGESAALTIGTAVMFGTLELANGADAVAVSGTTAGAEPDLGDFAEDTVTPSGLSVVATGTDEGGNLTFVVTLNPAQLETTTVDFAIGLEDGATAADHGDITVDGTVDNTGTGTLTFAAGQTTKTITVAASEDNAFPEDGEGVSLTLSNASGASITTASATATIGDVNPYTLTQGITEVEEGDSVTYTLTTAVPVTEDTTVSFSVVPGDATAANQGTNDTNLNDFDQGSFNPSNVVIPAGSSSAEFTLTTQTDSITELPEDYTLQAVVNGQTITIETTLLDGSGFTLTTGNDAFTGDANDDVFTSGLGTLNNGDVLEGLGGTDTLNSRLSTDAGDPTMDSIDIINMDSRANAATIGLTNASQVGQLSITGTGNGRFDNAQNTVTSFSVAGNTTDGNYNKTALLEFVDDAFTGTADALSLSITDVSGSSAIVSVGQAASTGTNNLETLNIALMGTGNTFTFDPNTTAAFDAINSTVITGSADSTVTVASADYALSARSLNASAHTGMLNIITDETGAINAAGLSGIDKLVFTADVNNTITSLAEGTNVEVRVGQTALTVVQTGADTAGSLSDTFTFTMNPAASATQTALTFDAIETVSLVSTTSATDPSTVTNTITTLNADGLGTLNISGAAHLSIGTLTDQVDIVDASTATGNVTLNVNATNTTEAVLYKGSAGVDTINGSGFDDNISGNAGNDVIEGEAGADTLTGGAGADTFVYTTIADSSSATVTSNDSVTDFVAGTDDFDVTNVPASVVAAATGSISAASFNADIDALLTTATANHVQVLTANAGDLNGKSFLVQDTDGDGTFDAGTELLIDITGLTGTLTTADFV, encoded by the coding sequence ATGGCAAAAGTTATATTAACTGACGCAGATGCTGGTAACAGACTTTCTCTGAACAACGACATCGACTGGGAAATCATCGGCACAAGCGCAGCGGACAATATCTTGGTTGAAGCTGGCGCAAATGTTGACCTGACTGCACTGGGTGGCGGCGACGATACTGTAGTATTGTCTGGCGACTCTACTGATTACACTGTTGCAGCTAACGGTACTACCGTTACTTTGACTCACACGACTACTGGCGAGACTGTAATGGTTCCAGCCAGCGCATCTTCTACCAACACAGTAACCTTCGCTGACGGTGAAAGCGCTGCTTTGACCATCGGTACTGCGGTTATGTTTGGCACTCTGGAGCTGGCCAACGGTGCTGACGCGGTTGCGGTTTCTGGTACTACTGCTGGTGCTGAACCTGATCTGGGTGACTTCGCCGAAGATACCGTTACGCCTTCTGGCTTGAGCGTTGTGGCAACGGGTACTGACGAAGGCGGGAATCTGACTTTCGTTGTGACTTTGAACCCTGCACAACTGGAAACAACTACTGTTGATTTCGCGATTGGTCTGGAAGACGGTGCAACTGCTGCTGACCACGGTGATATCACTGTTGACGGTACCGTTGACAACACCGGTACAGGTACCTTGACTTTCGCAGCAGGTCAAACCACTAAAACCATCACTGTTGCAGCAAGCGAAGACAACGCATTCCCAGAAGACGGCGAAGGCGTTTCTTTGACTCTGAGCAATGCAAGCGGCGCAAGCATCACTACAGCTTCTGCTACCGCAACCATCGGTGATGTTAACCCATACACCCTGACTCAAGGTATCACTGAAGTTGAAGAAGGTGATTCTGTTACTTACACACTGACCACTGCAGTGCCTGTAACTGAAGACACAACTGTTTCCTTCAGCGTTGTTCCTGGCGATGCGACTGCAGCGAACCAAGGTACTAACGATACTAACCTGAACGACTTTGACCAAGGTTCTTTCAACCCATCAAACGTTGTTATCCCAGCAGGTAGCAGCAGTGCAGAGTTCACTCTGACCACTCAGACTGATTCTATCACTGAGCTGCCAGAAGATTACACGCTGCAAGCTGTTGTTAACGGTCAAACCATCACCATCGAAACTACTTTGTTGGATGGTAGCGGTTTCACCCTGACTACTGGTAACGATGCATTCACTGGTGATGCGAACGATGACGTGTTCACTTCTGGTCTGGGAACCCTGAACAACGGTGACGTTCTGGAAGGTCTGGGCGGTACTGACACGCTGAACTCTCGTCTGTCTACTGACGCTGGCGATCCTACCATGGACAGCATCGACATCATCAACATGGACTCTCGTGCAAACGCAGCGACAATTGGTTTGACCAATGCGTCTCAAGTTGGCCAGCTGTCTATCACGGGTACGGGTAACGGTCGATTTGACAACGCTCAAAATACAGTAACTTCTTTCTCTGTTGCAGGTAACACTACTGACGGTAACTACAACAAGACTGCATTGCTGGAATTTGTAGATGACGCGTTCACGGGTACTGCTGACGCACTGTCTCTGAGCATCACTGACGTTTCTGGCTCCAGCGCAATTGTTTCTGTAGGTCAAGCTGCATCTACCGGTACTAACAATCTGGAAACTCTGAACATCGCGCTGATGGGTACAGGTAACACCTTCACGTTTGATCCTAACACCACTGCTGCATTTGACGCGATCAACAGCACTGTGATCACCGGTTCTGCAGATTCTACTGTTACTGTAGCTTCCGCTGACTACGCTCTGAGTGCACGTTCTTTGAACGCTTCTGCTCACACTGGCATGCTGAACATCATCACCGATGAAACTGGTGCGATCAATGCTGCGGGCCTGAGCGGAATCGACAAGCTGGTCTTCACGGCTGATGTGAACAATACAATCACTTCTTTGGCTGAAGGCACTAACGTTGAAGTGCGTGTTGGTCAAACTGCATTGACTGTTGTACAAACTGGTGCTGATACCGCTGGTTCTTTGAGCGATACTTTCACGTTCACCATGAACCCTGCTGCTTCTGCTACGCAAACTGCATTGACTTTTGATGCGATTGAGACTGTAAGCCTGGTTTCAACGACCTCTGCAACTGATCCTTCAACTGTAACCAACACCATCACTACATTGAATGCTGATGGTCTGGGTACATTGAACATCAGTGGTGCTGCGCATCTGTCTATCGGTACTTTGACTGATCAAGTAGACATTGTTGACGCATCTACTGCGACTGGTAACGTAACGTTGAACGTTAATGCGACTAACACTACAGAAGCTGTTCTGTATAAAGGTAGTGCTGGCGTTGATACCATCAACGGCTCTGGCTTCGATGACAACATCTCCGGTAATGCTGGAAATGACGTAATCGAAGGTGAAGCAGGTGCAGATACTCTGACTGGTGGCGCGGGTGCTGATACTTTCGTATACACCACTATCGCTGATTCCAGCAGCGCGACTGTAACTTCGAACGACTCTGTAACCGATTTCGTAGCGGGAACTGATGACTTCGACGTAACTAACGTACCTGCTTCTGTAGTTGCTGCAGCGACTGGTTCTATCAGTGCAGCGAGCTTCAACGCTGATATCGATGCGTTGTTGACCACTGCAACGGCTAACCACGTTCAAGTATTGACTGCAAACGCGGGTGATCTGAACGGTAAGTCCTTCCTGGTACAAGATACCGATGGTGACGGAACCTTCGATGCTGGTACTGAGTTGCTGATCGACATCACTGGTCTGACAGGTACTTTGACTACTGCAGACTTCGTGTAA
- a CDS encoding O-linked N-acetylglucosamine transferase, SPINDLY family protein: MRTPKNKTKKRSQKVNVKPLQKASKIKSGSTENQTFTVSQPPLDVSQALQMAIQYHNTGKLSQAEAIYRQILTVQPSHADANHLLGVIGIQMGKHAPAIELIKKAIQINPALTPAYNNLGLALCEIGSLDDALACFQHTLKLDPNHTDALNNLGVISRRKCATEDAIAYYRRSLSVDPGLFEVHSNLLLSLHYLDDFLDADIFQEHLRFGEQATRIATINKPIEQATHNDSARAHKKLKIGYVSPDFRAHSVVYFFEPLLTRHNKNEFEIYCYYNHVKNDGVTSRLKELANHWRVIIGVSDAEVAQMIRDDEIDILVDLAGHTEKNRLPVFAFKPAPVQVTWLGYPDTTGLPQVDYRITDSICDPENETDQYHTEKLIRLPDGFHCYQGSQSVPVNTALPARQKGYVTFGSFNNLTKVTTEVVELWASILKALPNARLLLKCLGLGDESTRLRYVSLFESCGVDKERLDFYSYLPNRLDHLKLYHSIDLCLDPFPYNGVTTTCEAMWMGVPTLTLLGTRHSGRVAASLNTMVGLPQFIAKSKAEYVGIAVKQADELEVLAQLRLQLRAKMLASTLCDAPYFAQTMENVYRQIWQDHLSPV, translated from the coding sequence ATGCGAACCCCAAAAAATAAAACAAAAAAACGTAGTCAGAAAGTCAACGTAAAACCATTGCAGAAAGCGAGCAAGATTAAGTCTGGAAGCACTGAAAATCAGACATTTACTGTTTCTCAGCCCCCACTAGACGTGTCCCAGGCTCTGCAAATGGCAATTCAATACCATAACACTGGAAAGTTGAGTCAGGCGGAAGCGATCTATCGTCAGATATTGACCGTACAACCTTCCCATGCTGATGCAAATCACCTTTTGGGGGTGATTGGTATTCAGATGGGCAAGCATGCTCCGGCCATCGAGCTGATCAAAAAGGCCATTCAAATCAATCCCGCGCTAACGCCGGCATATAATAATCTTGGTCTCGCGCTATGTGAGATCGGAAGTCTGGATGACGCATTAGCGTGTTTTCAGCACACCCTGAAACTGGATCCCAACCACACCGACGCACTTAATAATTTAGGGGTGATCTCCAGACGGAAATGCGCCACGGAAGATGCCATAGCCTACTATCGTCGGTCATTGTCAGTCGATCCGGGGTTGTTTGAAGTGCATTCCAATCTGCTGTTATCACTGCACTACCTTGATGATTTCCTTGATGCAGATATATTCCAGGAGCATCTCCGATTCGGAGAGCAGGCCACTCGCATTGCCACAATCAACAAGCCAATCGAGCAAGCTACACACAATGACAGCGCGCGCGCCCACAAAAAACTGAAAATAGGTTATGTTTCTCCGGATTTTCGAGCACACTCTGTTGTTTATTTTTTTGAGCCATTGCTGACGAGACATAACAAAAATGAATTCGAGATATATTGTTACTACAATCACGTGAAAAATGACGGCGTAACCAGTCGACTTAAAGAGTTGGCCAATCACTGGCGGGTAATTATCGGCGTTTCAGATGCCGAGGTTGCGCAGATGATCCGCGACGATGAAATTGATATCCTGGTGGATTTAGCGGGCCATACTGAGAAAAATCGCTTGCCTGTGTTTGCTTTTAAACCCGCTCCGGTGCAAGTTACCTGGTTAGGGTATCCTGATACCACGGGTTTACCTCAGGTTGATTATCGTATTACAGACTCAATATGTGATCCGGAGAATGAAACGGATCAATATCACACCGAGAAACTTATTCGATTGCCAGATGGCTTTCACTGTTATCAAGGCAGTCAGTCGGTTCCAGTAAATACAGCGCTTCCTGCCAGGCAAAAAGGCTATGTCACGTTCGGCAGTTTCAATAACCTAACCAAAGTGACTACAGAAGTGGTTGAACTTTGGGCGAGTATTCTGAAAGCGCTTCCAAACGCCCGGCTGTTGTTAAAATGCCTGGGGCTTGGTGATGAATCAACACGATTGCGTTATGTGTCGCTCTTTGAATCTTGTGGTGTTGATAAGGAAAGGCTGGATTTCTATTCCTACCTGCCAAACCGTCTGGATCATCTTAAACTCTATCACTCCATTGATCTCTGCCTGGACCCGTTTCCCTACAATGGCGTCACCACCACGTGTGAAGCGATGTGGATGGGCGTGCCGACCCTGACATTGCTGGGGACTCGACATTCCGGACGTGTTGCTGCGAGCCTGAATACAATGGTTGGATTACCGCAGTTTATCGCCAAGAGCAAGGCAGAATATGTCGGCATTGCCGTTAAGCAAGCGGACGAGCTTGAGGTGCTGGCGCAACTTCGATTGCAATTACGAGCGAAAATGCTTGCGTCAACGCTTTGTGACGCCCCTTATTTTGCGCAAACAATGGAAAATGTATACCGACAAATTTGGCAAGATCATCTTTCGCCGGTTTAA